In Marinobacter sp. es.048, the following proteins share a genomic window:
- a CDS encoding class I SAM-dependent methyltransferase yields the protein MRDKYKYIGPVYDFLSNLYSGKNIHRCKTAMLDVETVQPGDRILFAGVGHGRDAIRAAELGADVTVVDLSETMLRKFAEAQETEAPHLTIRRIHSDIMKVEEFEQYDMVVANFFLNVFDEDMMVRVLEHLIRLGKPDARVVVGDFSYPTGNLLSRMFKKLYWYMAVFIFWLFANNAFHKIYNYPEHMQRLGLQVTDKKHFKLLNMNCYWSILGRKQA from the coding sequence ATGCGCGACAAGTACAAATACATCGGTCCCGTCTACGATTTCCTGAGCAATCTCTATAGCGGCAAGAACATTCACCGCTGCAAAACCGCCATGCTGGATGTTGAAACCGTCCAGCCCGGGGACAGGATACTGTTCGCCGGGGTTGGCCATGGCCGGGATGCCATTCGGGCGGCTGAACTGGGCGCCGATGTGACTGTGGTAGACCTGTCCGAAACCATGCTGCGAAAGTTTGCCGAGGCTCAGGAAACAGAGGCGCCACACCTGACCATCCGCCGCATCCACAGCGACATCATGAAGGTGGAGGAATTCGAGCAGTACGACATGGTCGTGGCCAATTTTTTCCTGAACGTGTTCGACGAAGACATGATGGTCCGGGTCCTGGAGCACCTGATACGCCTCGGCAAGCCAGACGCCCGGGTCGTCGTGGGCGACTTTTCCTACCCCACGGGCAACCTGCTTTCCAGAATGTTCAAGAAGCTTTACTGGTACATGGCGGTCTTCATTTTCTGGCTGTTCGCCAACAACGCCTTCCACAAAATCTACAACTATCCCGAGCACATGCAGCGGCTGGGTCTTCAGGTCACGGACAAGAAGCACTTCAAGCTTCTGAACATGAACTGCTACTGGTCCATTCTCGGACGCAAGCAGGCCTGA
- a CDS encoding DUF2156 domain-containing protein — MPDQILALDRVGTLESGSFTFTERVGFLKKYGTHSQSFSTLQPGMQYFDLTGMGYIAYMRKWGGTFVLSDPVCAPEDFGNLLESFHQRFPNASYIQVSKPVVDFLHLRFGLYGTQFGSESRIDLGRWSLSGKKKQILRTALNQAEKNGITVKERFSDDHTREISEAWIRTRKCKSNEIRFLIRPMEMDYRENERHFYAYQDGKAVGFIYFDPIYRNNEIISYVPNISRANADFRQGIFYTLMAHAMEVFKAEGVPYLDLGLIPLSLDSATEHQESRVLKRLLHGLYEKGNFLYNFKGLEFTKLRFRGEKFKTYCCHKRSIPALEFLAMFKLTRLL, encoded by the coding sequence ATGCCGGATCAGATACTCGCACTGGACAGGGTTGGCACACTTGAGAGCGGCTCATTCACGTTTACCGAGCGGGTCGGCTTCCTGAAGAAGTACGGTACCCATTCCCAGTCGTTTTCAACGCTCCAACCGGGCATGCAGTATTTTGATTTAACGGGCATGGGGTATATCGCCTACATGCGCAAATGGGGCGGCACCTTCGTGCTCTCGGATCCCGTCTGTGCGCCGGAAGACTTTGGCAACCTGCTGGAGAGCTTCCACCAGCGCTTTCCAAACGCCAGTTACATCCAGGTCTCCAAGCCTGTCGTCGATTTCCTGCACCTGCGATTTGGTCTCTACGGCACCCAGTTTGGCAGCGAATCCCGTATCGATCTGGGCCGCTGGTCCCTCAGCGGAAAGAAAAAACAGATCCTGCGAACCGCTTTGAACCAGGCAGAAAAGAACGGGATTACGGTGAAAGAGCGTTTCAGTGACGATCACACCCGTGAAATATCCGAGGCCTGGATTCGAACCCGCAAATGCAAGAGCAATGAAATCCGCTTTCTGATCCGTCCCATGGAAATGGACTATCGCGAAAACGAAAGGCATTTTTACGCCTATCAGGACGGTAAGGCCGTTGGGTTTATCTATTTCGACCCGATCTATCGCAACAACGAAATAATCAGCTATGTGCCCAACATTTCCCGTGCCAATGCCGATTTCCGGCAAGGCATTTTCTACACCCTGATGGCTCATGCGATGGAAGTGTTCAAGGCCGAGGGTGTGCCCTACCTGGATCTTGGACTGATTCCCCTGTCACTGGATTCGGCAACAGAGCATCAGGAGAGCCGAGTGCTGAAACGCCTGCTGCACGGACTCTATGAGAAGGGTAATTTCCTTTATAACTTCAAAGGGCTGGAGTTCACCAAGTTGCGATTCCGGGGCGAGAAATTTAAAACCTATTGCTGTCACAAACGGTCGATTCCGGCGCTGGAATTCCTGGCTATGTTTAAACTGACCCGGTTGCTGTAG
- the murI gene encoding glutamate racemase, translated as MSRQAPPRVLVFDSGVGGLSVASCIHGDLPGLDIVYLADNSGFPYGDKSETVVINRCCGLIARALKLYPSDVIVVACNTASTVVLPHLRAMTPVPVVGVVPAIKPAAAKTQNRRMGLLATPATVRRPYLDRLVEEFAGDCKVERIGHPGLVRWAEDLVSGNAVPLAELKAAMRPFREADVDTVVLGCTHYPLLLESLKESLPSVRFWVDSGEAIARRVAWLLDQTGQLALAEGKTCGAGDHPVIAALFSGSAPKGIIPFMTGLGLAPRLLNEDWPGEAPGATATGSV; from the coding sequence TTGAGCAGGCAGGCGCCCCCAAGGGTTCTGGTGTTTGACTCCGGTGTCGGCGGGTTAAGCGTTGCTTCCTGCATTCATGGAGACCTGCCCGGGCTCGATATTGTCTACCTGGCGGATAACTCAGGCTTTCCCTACGGCGACAAATCCGAAACGGTAGTGATTAATCGTTGCTGCGGTCTGATTGCCAGAGCGCTCAAGCTTTATCCTTCTGACGTCATCGTGGTGGCATGTAATACCGCCAGTACCGTGGTTCTGCCACATTTGCGTGCCATGACACCGGTGCCGGTTGTCGGTGTGGTGCCCGCCATCAAACCGGCGGCGGCGAAAACACAGAACCGGCGGATGGGGCTCCTGGCCACGCCAGCGACGGTACGCAGACCCTACCTCGACAGGCTGGTCGAGGAATTCGCCGGCGATTGCAAGGTTGAACGTATCGGTCATCCGGGGCTGGTGCGTTGGGCGGAAGACCTGGTTTCCGGGAACGCGGTTCCGCTTGCCGAGCTGAAAGCGGCGATGCGTCCATTTCGAGAAGCCGATGTGGACACGGTCGTGCTCGGTTGCACCCATTATCCGCTGTTACTGGAAAGTCTGAAGGAAAGCCTCCCCTCGGTTCGTTTCTGGGTCGACTCAGGCGAGGCGATTGCCCGCCGGGTGGCCTGGCTTCTGGATCAGACGGGGCAGCTGGCGTTGGCTGAAGGAAAGACTTGCGGGGCAGGGGATCATCCCGTAATCGCGGCTTTGTTTTCAGGTTCAGCGCCCAAAGGGATCATACCTTTTATGACGGGGCTCGGATTGGCGCCCAGGCTGCTCAATGAAGACTGGCCCGGTGAAGCCCCTGGAGCTACAGCAACCGGGTCAGTTTAA
- the nudC gene encoding NAD(+) diphosphatase — protein MTQWIPGWTTRRPEKSDLILALSGSDVIKSDSGWLHSGDSNLFREGVPESVSLGSYDGRDVFVTELPGLAVDDHEAIPLRDALLMLSDAPADMLSTGFQVWQWWRDHRYCGRCGEQTGFHPRERAKWCEPCGIPWYPRLAPCVIVVIRRDDRLLLARSSRVKRHFYSLIAGFVEPGESLEGAVHREVKEETGLAVTNIRYHASQPWPFPHQLMVGFFADYAGGELVLQEDELSDADWFLPGDTPPVPPETTISGRLIRAMENEISRGGIPV, from the coding sequence ATGACTCAGTGGATACCCGGCTGGACGACCCGGCGGCCAGAAAAAAGTGATCTGATCCTCGCGCTGTCGGGATCGGACGTGATCAAGTCCGATAGCGGCTGGCTGCATTCTGGCGACAGCAATCTCTTCCGGGAAGGGGTGCCTGAGTCAGTTTCTCTGGGCAGCTACGATGGGCGCGATGTGTTTGTGACCGAATTGCCGGGTTTAGCTGTTGATGATCATGAGGCTATTCCCTTGCGGGACGCGTTGTTGATGCTCAGCGATGCACCGGCGGATATGCTCAGCACCGGGTTTCAGGTCTGGCAGTGGTGGCGCGACCACCGTTATTGCGGTCGATGCGGCGAGCAAACCGGCTTCCATCCCCGGGAGAGGGCCAAGTGGTGTGAGCCTTGCGGAATCCCCTGGTATCCGAGGCTGGCGCCTTGCGTAATTGTGGTCATTCGACGGGATGATCGTCTTTTGCTCGCCAGGTCCTCACGGGTCAAGCGGCATTTCTACAGTCTGATCGCCGGCTTCGTGGAGCCGGGCGAGAGCCTCGAGGGTGCTGTGCACCGGGAGGTGAAGGAGGAAACCGGGCTGGCTGTCACCAACATCCGGTACCATGCCTCGCAACCCTGGCCCTTTCCACATCAGTTGATGGTCGGTTTCTTTGCCGATTACGCCGGGGGAGAGCTGGTGCTCCAGGAAGATGAACTTTCCGATGCCGACTGGTTTCTGCCAGGCGATACCCCGCCGGTACCGCCGGAAACCACCATCTCTGGCCGGTTGATCCGGGCCATGGAAAACGAGATTTCCCGGGGAGGCATTCCGGTTTGA
- the plsB gene encoding glycerol-3-phosphate 1-O-acyltransferase PlsB has translation MRLYQGIRSLILTLFRKILFIWVRTDVSGNSVEALALDPDKPVCYVLQYSSLSSRLVLEQEVIRAGLPGATEALPVKNGPSHSFFFLYRRIGGFFRGRQAPAPTTEFQALVHYGLEHPDQDVQIVPVSLFWGRSPDKEKSLVKLLLSDTWSIAGRLQKFLIIMVHGRNTYVQFNQPLSLKQVIDEYRHNEERANRKLARILRTHFRRVRQAVLGPDLSHRRTLVAGLVRTQAVKEAIRETAARDDIPPEKVRAKAYEYADEIAASMSVVTIRFMEVVLSWLWNRIYKGIAINNIRVVKEVAQDNAVVYVPCHRSHIDYLLLSYVLYKNGLMPPHIAAGINLNMPIVGPILRRGGAFFMRRSFKDNPLYATVFNEYMHVMFTRGYSVEYFIEGGRSRTGRMLQPRPGMLAMTVRSFLRDHRKPIVFVPVYIGYEKVMEGRSYLGELRGKKKEKESVFGLAKTVRKLSNSFGRVSVNFGEAIHLSEVLDHVHGSWREEAYNSEYRPGWLNSAVSELSFRVASNINASVAVNPIGMAATVLLGTERLAMDEGQLIRLMDQYAALLKAFPYAETVTLPEGSGKDWVAYCEGMSLISRQPQKLGDIIALEGSNAILMTYYRNNIQHLFALPSLIASLFENKDSLSREKIVFLTSVAYPYLQSELFLKYQPEEAQSVINQWIDVLIAQGLLKPLEDGRIGCPEEGTEAMLRLRVLSRFIIQTVERYHIALGILRKYGSGKISAAELEEQSALLAERMSILFGLNAPEFFDKSLFRNFIANMQNNGVITTDDNGLLCYGEGLDEVADDARLVLSVEKRQAIQQVTMMGA, from the coding sequence ATGCGTCTTTACCAGGGCATTCGCAGCCTGATCCTGACCCTTTTTCGCAAGATACTGTTTATCTGGGTCCGGACTGATGTCAGCGGCAACAGCGTTGAAGCCCTCGCCCTGGATCCGGATAAACCGGTTTGTTATGTGCTGCAATACAGCTCTCTTTCCAGCCGCCTGGTTCTCGAGCAGGAAGTCATCCGGGCAGGACTGCCGGGCGCCACCGAAGCCCTGCCGGTGAAGAACGGTCCGTCCCACTCCTTCTTTTTTCTCTACCGCCGGATTGGTGGTTTTTTCAGAGGCCGCCAGGCGCCTGCACCCACGACCGAATTTCAGGCCCTGGTGCACTACGGCCTCGAACATCCGGACCAGGACGTCCAGATTGTTCCTGTGTCCTTGTTCTGGGGCCGCTCCCCTGACAAGGAAAAGTCTCTGGTAAAACTGCTGCTGTCTGACACATGGTCCATCGCCGGTCGGCTTCAGAAGTTCCTGATCATCATGGTTCATGGTCGCAACACCTACGTGCAGTTTAACCAGCCGCTCTCACTGAAACAGGTAATCGACGAATACCGGCACAACGAGGAGCGGGCCAACCGAAAGCTGGCCCGAATTCTGAGAACGCATTTTCGCCGGGTACGCCAGGCAGTTCTGGGCCCCGATCTCTCGCATCGCCGCACACTGGTGGCGGGCCTGGTGCGAACCCAGGCGGTAAAGGAAGCCATCCGGGAGACGGCTGCCAGAGACGATATACCGCCGGAGAAAGTCCGCGCCAAGGCCTACGAATATGCGGATGAGATTGCGGCGAGCATGTCCGTTGTCACGATTCGATTCATGGAGGTGGTGTTGTCATGGCTCTGGAACCGGATCTACAAAGGCATTGCCATCAACAATATCCGGGTGGTGAAGGAAGTGGCTCAGGATAATGCCGTGGTTTACGTGCCCTGCCACCGGTCCCACATCGATTACCTGCTGCTGTCCTATGTGCTTTACAAGAATGGCCTGATGCCTCCGCACATCGCCGCAGGGATCAACCTCAACATGCCCATTGTCGGCCCGATCCTCCGCCGTGGCGGGGCGTTTTTTATGCGCCGCAGCTTCAAAGATAATCCTCTCTATGCCACCGTATTCAACGAGTATATGCATGTAATGTTCACCCGGGGCTATTCCGTGGAGTATTTCATCGAAGGCGGCCGAAGCCGCACAGGCCGCATGCTTCAACCCCGCCCCGGCATGCTTGCTATGACCGTACGCAGTTTCCTTCGGGACCATCGCAAACCCATCGTGTTCGTGCCTGTCTATATCGGCTACGAAAAGGTCATGGAGGGACGTTCCTATCTGGGTGAACTTCGCGGCAAGAAAAAGGAAAAAGAAAGCGTATTCGGGCTCGCTAAAACTGTCCGTAAGCTCAGTAACTCCTTTGGTCGCGTTTCAGTCAACTTTGGCGAGGCCATTCATTTGTCCGAGGTTCTGGATCATGTCCATGGAAGTTGGCGTGAAGAAGCCTACAACTCTGAGTACCGACCAGGGTGGCTTAACAGTGCGGTTTCAGAGCTGTCGTTCAGAGTAGCATCGAACATTAATGCCTCGGTTGCCGTAAATCCGATTGGCATGGCCGCAACCGTGTTGCTGGGTACCGAGCGCCTGGCGATGGACGAGGGCCAGTTGATTCGGCTTATGGATCAGTACGCAGCCCTGCTCAAGGCGTTCCCCTATGCGGAAACGGTGACACTTCCCGAAGGCTCCGGAAAAGACTGGGTTGCGTACTGTGAGGGCATGAGCCTGATTAGCCGGCAACCGCAGAAACTGGGCGACATCATTGCCCTGGAAGGCAGCAACGCCATCCTGATGACCTACTATCGCAACAACATCCAGCACCTGTTCGCACTGCCCTCACTGATTGCCAGCCTGTTTGAAAACAAGGATTCGCTGAGCCGGGAAAAGATTGTGTTCCTCACCAGCGTGGCCTATCCCTACCTGCAATCCGAGCTCTTCCTGAAGTATCAGCCAGAGGAAGCGCAGAGCGTAATCAATCAATGGATTGATGTTCTCATCGCACAGGGACTGCTAAAGCCACTGGAAGATGGCCGGATCGGGTGTCCCGAAGAAGGCACCGAGGCGATGCTGAGGCTGAGGGTGCTGTCACGGTTCATCATCCAGACAGTAGAGCGCTACCACATTGCCCTCGGCATTCTCCGCAAATACGGCTCCGGCAAGATCAGCGCCGCCGAACTGGAAGAGCAGAGTGCTCTTCTGGCCGAACGTATGTCCATACTCTTCGGACTCAATGCACCGGAATTCTTTGACAAGAGCCTGTTCCGGAATTTCATCGCGAATATGCAGAACAACGGTGTTATCACCACCGACGATAATGGCTTGTTGTGTTACGGAGAAGGGCTGGATGAAGTGGCGGACGATGCCCGTCTGGTGCTCAGTGTCGAGAAACGACAGGCGATCCAGCAGGTCACGATGATGGGCGCCTGA
- a CDS encoding class I SAM-dependent methyltransferase, whose amino-acid sequence MPDSSPSAPRAFSAICQSTVAVARSALGDRFQAEALAESLGLENLGVVRPRDVRDFPVLLFLDEQGLGLQVTGKGAPGPVRAEFVSGKMGYRREHGGGAGQLVAKAVGLRKTRATLHVVDATAGLGQDAFVLASLGCRVTLFERNPVIHALLADGLARAALNVDCAAIVERMRLLEGSSIDWLAQPDTEVADVVYLDPMFPHRDKSALVKKEMQVFRTIVGDDEDSGQLLAAALERARYRVVVKRPRKAPAIEGPEPTTRIEGKSSRYDLYSIRALLPQ is encoded by the coding sequence ATGCCTGACTCGTCTCCGTCCGCACCGCGTGCCTTTTCTGCCATTTGCCAGAGCACCGTTGCCGTTGCCCGCAGCGCACTGGGAGACCGATTTCAGGCCGAGGCTCTTGCCGAATCTCTCGGGTTGGAGAACCTCGGTGTCGTCCGCCCCAGGGACGTCCGTGATTTCCCGGTTTTACTATTCCTTGATGAGCAGGGCCTTGGCCTGCAGGTCACCGGCAAGGGTGCGCCCGGGCCGGTGCGTGCGGAATTTGTTTCCGGCAAGATGGGTTACCGTCGCGAACATGGCGGTGGTGCTGGCCAGCTGGTGGCCAAAGCGGTCGGACTGAGGAAAACCCGTGCCACGCTCCATGTGGTTGATGCGACGGCGGGGCTAGGCCAGGACGCCTTTGTTCTTGCCAGCCTCGGTTGCCGGGTCACGCTGTTCGAGCGCAATCCGGTGATCCATGCCTTGCTGGCGGATGGTCTGGCGCGGGCCGCCCTCAACGTGGATTGCGCGGCCATTGTCGAGCGCATGCGATTGCTGGAGGGCAGCAGTATTGACTGGCTGGCTCAACCGGACACCGAGGTGGCGGATGTTGTCTATCTGGACCCGATGTTTCCCCATAGGGACAAGTCGGCTCTGGTAAAAAAGGAAATGCAGGTTTTTCGCACCATCGTGGGCGACGACGAGGATTCCGGACAATTGCTCGCAGCAGCTCTGGAGCGTGCCCGTTACCGGGTGGTGGTCAAGCGGCCCCGTAAGGCCCCGGCGATTGAGGGGCCGGAGCCGACTACCCGCATCGAGGGTAAAAGCAGCCGCTATGATTTGTATTCCATCAGAGCGCTGCTACCGCAATAA
- a CDS encoding UDP pyrophosphate phosphatase, whose amino-acid sequence MIGGINPGNNFNFQTGNNSPVRERSDGARAPASTPEKTPDVARRDLADGNQGVVSDRNATESLERRVEARRAAEDARLERFRADEVSLPAARALSTFASVAAAGQETGGNGGLAGIDILV is encoded by the coding sequence ATGATTGGCGGTATTAACCCGGGTAACAATTTCAATTTCCAGACCGGCAACAACAGCCCAGTCCGGGAGCGCAGTGATGGGGCCCGTGCGCCTGCGTCAACGCCGGAAAAAACACCTGATGTCGCCCGCCGTGATCTTGCTGATGGCAATCAGGGCGTTGTCAGCGACCGCAATGCTACCGAAAGCCTTGAACGGCGTGTTGAGGCCCGTCGTGCCGCCGAAGACGCCCGTCTGGAGCGGTTCCGTGCAGACGAGGTGTCCCTGCCAGCTGCCAGAGCTCTGTCGACATTTGCGTCTGTCGCCGCGGCCGGTCAGGAGACCGGCGGCAATGGTGGCCTGGCCGGAATTGATATTCTGGTCTGA
- the tsaB gene encoding tRNA (adenosine(37)-N6)-threonylcarbamoyltransferase complex dimerization subunit type 1 TsaB translates to MKLLALDTSSEGCSAALLVDGEISERFELAPRGHTRLLMPMVRELLEEKKLAPAELDALAFACGPGSFTGVRIATGVVQGLAWGLDIPVVPVSSLEAVALGAIDALDVPEDTGIAVAFDARMGEVYWGCFAARARLPVPLAPEQVCPPEAVTLPAGTERWCGAGPGWQYRSNMPAEVSERVETIDETLVLRAAWVARLAAIACEQGKAVPAEQAQPVYIRDEVAWKKLPGR, encoded by the coding sequence GTGAAACTGTTGGCACTGGATACGTCATCAGAGGGCTGCTCGGCAGCCCTTCTTGTTGATGGCGAAATTTCCGAACGCTTCGAGCTTGCCCCCAGAGGTCATACCCGGCTGCTGATGCCAATGGTGCGGGAACTGCTGGAGGAGAAAAAACTGGCTCCGGCAGAGCTGGATGCACTGGCGTTTGCCTGCGGCCCCGGCTCGTTCACCGGTGTAAGAATCGCAACCGGCGTCGTACAGGGTCTTGCCTGGGGGCTGGATATCCCGGTGGTGCCCGTCTCGTCACTAGAGGCGGTTGCCCTGGGCGCCATTGATGCTCTGGACGTCCCCGAGGACACCGGCATTGCGGTGGCTTTCGATGCCCGTATGGGAGAGGTTTATTGGGGTTGTTTCGCTGCGCGGGCAAGACTCCCGGTGCCGCTGGCGCCGGAACAGGTCTGTCCTCCGGAGGCGGTGACGCTGCCCGCAGGTACTGAACGCTGGTGCGGAGCAGGCCCGGGCTGGCAGTATCGGTCCAACATGCCGGCGGAGGTATCAGAGCGGGTCGAGACCATCGACGAAACCCTGGTGCTCCGTGCAGCCTGGGTTGCGCGTCTGGCGGCGATCGCCTGCGAGCAGGGAAAGGCGGTGCCAGCGGAGCAGGCTCAGCCGGTGTATATCAGGGATGAAGTGGCCTGGAAAAAGCTGCCTGGCCGATAG
- the adk gene encoding adenylate kinase: protein MRIIMLGAPGAGKGTQAQFITERFDIPQISTGDMLRAAVKAESELGKQVKEVMATGGLVSDDIIIALIEERIQQPDCKNGFLLDGFPRTIPQAEALKDQGIAIDYVVEIAVDDEEIVSRLSGRRVHEGSGRIYHVKYDPPKVEGKDDETGEPLVQREDDKEETVRKRLKIYHDQTAPLVGYYQDWASKDSSAAPKYVRVEGVGSLDNIRDQILSELK, encoded by the coding sequence ATGCGAATCATCATGTTAGGCGCACCGGGCGCAGGCAAGGGAACTCAGGCCCAGTTCATTACTGAACGGTTTGATATTCCCCAGATCTCCACCGGTGACATGCTGCGGGCGGCGGTAAAAGCCGAGTCCGAGCTGGGCAAGCAGGTCAAGGAAGTCATGGCGACCGGCGGATTGGTGTCTGACGACATCATCATTGCGCTGATCGAAGAGCGCATCCAGCAGCCGGACTGCAAGAACGGTTTCCTGTTGGACGGCTTCCCCCGGACCATCCCCCAGGCCGAGGCCTTGAAAGACCAGGGTATTGCTATCGACTACGTGGTTGAAATTGCCGTCGATGACGAAGAAATCGTCAGTCGTTTGTCCGGCCGTCGTGTGCATGAGGGCAGCGGTCGCATCTATCACGTGAAATACGATCCGCCCAAAGTAGAGGGCAAGGATGATGAAACCGGCGAACCGCTGGTTCAGCGTGAGGACGACAAGGAGGAAACGGTTCGCAAGCGTCTGAAAATCTATCACGATCAGACCGCACCGCTGGTCGGCTACTACCAGGACTGGGCATCGAAAGACTCTTCAGCGGCCCCGAAATATGTCCGCGTGGAAGGCGTTGGCAGTCTGGACAACATTCGCGACCAGATCCTGTCTGAGCTCAAGTAA
- a CDS encoding HDOD domain-containing protein has translation MALAARLERFLARKGISYRELPIDQVTSLDAAVMASGLSQDAFIQATLLIDITGVVMAVHKFDSSLDPDAVHQLTGRRLQPLTARQTMRLFGDCDPGFTPPIGQAYELPVIVDEDVMQADQAVFSSGTDHSLIEMDGRSLRLALAGAREGHLVIRGPGNGNREALTLEEVADKLQKLYRLPPMPALALRILRLTANTDATARELAELIEFDPSLTAQIMRYARSALFNYPGQINSVQEAVTRVLGFDRVAHIALGIASVRAFEVPRQGILGMDNFWRHSLYCAFLCQIIAPRCGAEKGLGYLCGLLHNFGLLLVGHLFPAEFDELNELREANPEASMHSLEQQVFGQGNSREILSVGHGAIGGILHRLWQLPDPVVKAAGVHQQSGYHGEHENYVLMVQLANALLKDRGIGDEFNPDDVPALLEGLGLRPDVMEEVNAELDRVAPDLDALASSLSS, from the coding sequence GTGGCTCTGGCTGCACGATTGGAACGTTTTCTTGCCCGCAAGGGCATCAGCTATCGAGAGCTGCCAATTGATCAGGTGACCAGCCTCGATGCGGCGGTTATGGCCTCGGGCCTGTCGCAGGACGCCTTTATTCAGGCCACTCTCCTGATCGATATTACCGGTGTCGTGATGGCTGTGCACAAGTTCGACAGTTCCCTGGATCCGGATGCAGTCCACCAGTTGACCGGTCGGCGTCTTCAGCCGCTGACCGCACGTCAGACCATGCGTCTGTTCGGAGATTGCGATCCCGGCTTCACGCCACCCATCGGGCAGGCCTACGAACTGCCCGTGATCGTGGATGAAGATGTCATGCAGGCAGATCAGGCTGTGTTCTCCAGCGGCACTGATCATTCCCTGATAGAAATGGATGGCCGATCACTCCGGCTGGCACTGGCAGGTGCCAGGGAAGGACACCTGGTTATCCGAGGGCCCGGCAATGGTAACCGCGAGGCGCTGACGCTCGAGGAAGTGGCCGACAAACTCCAGAAACTCTACCGCCTGCCACCTATGCCGGCACTCGCGCTGCGCATTTTACGGCTGACCGCCAATACCGACGCCACCGCCCGGGAGCTTGCCGAGCTAATCGAGTTTGACCCGAGTCTGACCGCTCAGATCATGCGCTATGCCCGGTCCGCACTGTTCAATTATCCCGGCCAGATCAATTCAGTCCAGGAAGCGGTCACCCGCGTTCTGGGCTTTGACCGTGTGGCTCACATCGCCCTGGGTATTGCCTCCGTTCGCGCCTTTGAAGTGCCGCGCCAGGGGATTCTGGGTATGGATAATTTCTGGCGCCATTCGCTGTATTGTGCGTTCCTGTGTCAGATCATTGCACCCCGATGCGGCGCCGAGAAAGGGTTGGGTTATCTGTGCGGCCTGTTGCACAACTTCGGCCTTTTACTGGTCGGGCATCTTTTCCCGGCAGAATTTGATGAACTCAATGAGCTTCGCGAGGCCAATCCCGAAGCCAGCATGCACTCTCTCGAGCAACAGGTGTTCGGGCAGGGCAATAGTCGGGAAATCCTGTCGGTGGGCCATGGCGCCATTGGCGGGATACTGCACCGTTTGTGGCAACTGCCGGATCCGGTGGTCAAGGCGGCCGGTGTTCATCAGCAATCCGGTTACCACGGCGAGCATGAGAACTATGTCTTGATGGTTCAGTTGGCCAATGCCCTGCTGAAAGACCGTGGTATTGGTGACGAATTCAACCCCGACGACGTGCCGGCTTTGCTGGAAGGCCTGGGGCTGCGGCCGGATGTCATGGAAGAAGTGAATGCAGAGCTGGATCGCGTGGCTCCGGATCTGGACGCACTGGCCAGCTCCCTGTCATCCTGA